In one Bacillus thuringiensis genomic region, the following are encoded:
- a CDS encoding O-acetylserine dependent cystathionine beta-synthase, which yields MNVYRGVHELIGHTPIVEITRFPLPKGVRLFAKLEFYNPGGSVKDRLGRELIEDALEKGLVTQGGTIIEPTAGNTGIGLALAALEYDLRVIVCVPEKFSIEKQELMKALGATVVHTPTEQGMTGAIAKAKELVNEIPNSYSPSQFANEANPRAYFKTLGPELWDALNGEINIFVAGAGTGGTFMGTASYLKEKNIDIKTVIVEPEGSILNGGKAGSHETEGIGLEFIPPFLKTSYFDEIHTISDRDAFLRVKELAQKEGLLVGSSSGAAFHASLLEAEKAPPGTNIVTIFPDSSERYLSKDIYKGWE from the coding sequence ATGAATGTATATCGTGGAGTTCATGAGTTAATTGGTCATACACCAATTGTAGAAATTACTCGTTTTCCACTTCCGAAAGGGGTCCGTTTATTTGCAAAGCTTGAATTTTATAACCCAGGCGGAAGCGTTAAGGATCGTTTAGGAAGAGAATTAATCGAAGATGCACTAGAAAAAGGGCTTGTTACCCAAGGTGGAACAATTATTGAACCCACTGCTGGGAATACTGGTATTGGACTGGCACTTGCAGCATTAGAATATGATTTACGTGTTATCGTTTGTGTACCAGAGAAATTTAGTATTGAAAAACAAGAATTAATGAAAGCGCTAGGTGCAACGGTCGTGCACACACCGACTGAGCAAGGAATGACCGGTGCAATTGCAAAAGCAAAAGAGTTAGTAAATGAAATACCGAATTCATACTCTCCAAGTCAATTTGCAAATGAGGCAAATCCTCGTGCATATTTTAAAACATTAGGACCTGAATTGTGGGACGCATTGAATGGAGAGATTAACATATTTGTTGCTGGAGCAGGAACTGGCGGTACGTTTATGGGGACTGCATCTTATTTGAAAGAAAAAAATATAGATATTAAAACAGTTATCGTAGAGCCAGAAGGATCTATTTTAAATGGTGGTAAGGCTGGTTCACATGAGACCGAAGGAATTGGACTGGAATTTATCCCGCCATTTTTGAAGACATCTTATTTTGATGAAATTCATACGATTTCTGATCGAGATGCATTTTTACGAGTGAAAGAATTAGCGCAAAAAGAAGGACTTCTCGTTGGGAGCTCTTCAGGAGCAGCATTTCATGCGAGCTTACTGGAGGCAGAGAAGGCACCACCAGGTACAAATATTGTAACCATTTTTCCTGATAGCAGTGAGCGCTATTTAAGTAAAGACATATACAAAGGATGGGAATAA
- a CDS encoding class I SAM-dependent methyltransferase yields MGTEFNGLFDEWAHTYDSFVQGEDIQYKEVFAHYEDILEDVVNKSFGNVLEFGVGTGNLTNKLLLAGRTVYGIEPSREMRMIAKEKLPKEFSITDGDFLSFEVPNSIDTIVSTYAFHHLTDDEKNVAIAKYSQLLNKGGKIVFADTIFADQDAYDKTVETAKQRGFHQLANDLQTEYYTRIPVMQTIFENNGFHVTFTRLNHFVWVMEATKQ; encoded by the coding sequence ATGGGTACAGAATTTAATGGTTTATTTGATGAGTGGGCTCATACGTACGACTCATTTGTACAAGGCGAAGATATACAATATAAAGAAGTTTTCGCCCATTATGAGGACATTCTAGAGGATGTAGTTAACAAGTCATTTGGTAATGTATTAGAATTTGGTGTCGGTACAGGTAATTTAACAAATAAATTATTACTTGCTGGCCGCACAGTTTACGGTATAGAACCGTCGCGTGAAATGCGCATGATTGCAAAAGAGAAATTACCAAAAGAATTTTCAATTACAGACGGTGATTTTCTTTCATTTGAAGTTCCAAATTCAATTGATACCATTGTAAGCACCTATGCATTTCATCATTTAACAGATGATGAAAAAAATGTAGCGATTGCGAAGTATAGTCAATTGCTAAACAAAGGTGGTAAAATAGTGTTTGCTGATACGATATTTGCAGATCAAGATGCATATGATAAAACTGTTGAAACAGCAAAACAAAGAGGTTTCCACCAGTTAGCAAACGATTTGCAAACGGAATACTATACACGTATTCCAGTTATGCAGACTATTTTTGAAAACAATGGCTTCCATGTAACGTTCACGAGATTAAATCATTTCGTTTGGGTAATGGAGGCAACTAAGCAATAG
- a CDS encoding YrzA family protein has protein sequence MSFTFEMLEDKVEFFEAGDLASLERKISEQIDNNKALMLEVHHISHQMVMDPESKRPYYSAVVHFKLKKLR, from the coding sequence ATGTCATTTACCTTTGAAATGTTAGAAGATAAAGTAGAGTTTTTTGAAGCGGGAGACTTAGCTTCTTTAGAACGAAAAATTAGTGAACAAATTGATAATAATAAAGCACTTATGCTTGAAGTTCATCACATCTCACATCAAATGGTTATGGATCCTGAAAGCAAAAGACCGTATTATAGCGCGGTTGTTCATTTTAAATTAAAGAAATTGCGTTAA
- the adhE gene encoding bifunctional acetaldehyde-CoA/alcohol dehydrogenase has protein sequence MVVKEKVVNEMQEVKKMIDTLVNNGQQALQALESFTQEEIDNIVHEMALAGVDQHMPLAKLAVEETGRGVYEDKCIKNIFATEYIWHSIKQDKTVGIIHEDPHEEIIEIAEPVGVVAGVTPVTNPTSTTMFKALIAIKTRNPIIFAFHPSAQKCSVAAAKTVYDAAMKAGAPKHCIQWIERPSVEATKQLMNHDGVALVLATGGAGMVKSAYSTGKPALGVGPGNVPCYIEKSAHVKRAVNDLILSKTFDNGMICASEQAIIVDKEIYDDVKTEMIANNCYFVTEEERRQLEKLVINENTCAVNSDIVGKSAQYIAELVGITVPENTKMLVAEIQGIGAAYPLSREKLSPVLACVKANSLEEGFAYCEEMLNLGGLGHSAVIHSTNKDVQKQFGLRMKACRLIVNAPSSQGGIGDIYNGFIPSLTLGCGSYGKNSVSQNVTATHLLNIKRLANRKKNMQWFKLPPKIYFEKHATAYLANMPNISRAFIVTDPGMVEHGYVDTVTHYLRKHVNDVKVEVFFEVEPDPSDETVFKGAEMMRSFKPDVIIALGGGSAMDAAKGMWLFYEHPETTFYGIKQKFLDIRKRTCKYPELGNKAQFVAIPTTSGTGSEVTPFAVITDKKNNIKYPLADYELTPDVAIVDPQFVMTVPPHVTADTGMDVLTHAIEAYVSVMANDYTDGLALKAIDLVFKYLPRAYKDGNDEEAREKMHNASAIAGMAFANAFLGINHSLAHKIGPEFHIPHGRANAILMPHVVRYNAIKPRKHALFPKYEHFVADERYAHIARMLGLPASSVAEGVESLVQAIIELGKSLNINMSIAGQGVDKEQFEEVVGVLAERAFEDQCTTANPKLPLISELKEIYMEAYKGE, from the coding sequence ATGGTAGTCAAAGAGAAAGTTGTAAATGAAATGCAGGAAGTAAAAAAGATGATTGATACGCTAGTAAATAATGGTCAACAAGCTTTACAAGCATTAGAAAGTTTTACACAAGAAGAAATTGACAACATTGTTCATGAAATGGCATTAGCAGGTGTTGATCAACATATGCCGCTAGCAAAATTGGCAGTTGAAGAAACTGGCCGTGGTGTATATGAAGACAAATGCATTAAAAATATTTTTGCCACTGAATATATTTGGCATAGTATAAAGCAAGATAAAACGGTAGGGATTATTCACGAAGATCCTCATGAAGAAATAATAGAAATCGCGGAACCTGTCGGTGTAGTAGCTGGAGTAACACCAGTAACGAATCCAACGTCGACAACAATGTTTAAAGCGTTAATTGCGATAAAAACAAGAAATCCAATTATTTTCGCATTTCATCCTTCCGCACAAAAATGTTCTGTGGCAGCAGCGAAAACCGTATATGATGCAGCGATGAAAGCTGGTGCCCCAAAACACTGTATTCAATGGATTGAAAGACCGTCTGTTGAAGCGACGAAACAATTGATGAACCATGATGGTGTAGCACTCGTTCTAGCAACTGGAGGGGCTGGTATGGTGAAATCGGCTTATTCTACTGGGAAACCAGCGCTAGGTGTAGGCCCTGGTAATGTACCATGCTACATAGAGAAATCGGCGCATGTAAAAAGAGCAGTTAATGATTTAATTTTATCAAAAACATTTGATAACGGTATGATTTGTGCATCTGAGCAAGCAATCATTGTAGATAAGGAAATTTACGATGATGTGAAAACAGAAATGATTGCAAACAATTGTTACTTTGTAACAGAAGAAGAGAGAAGGCAATTAGAAAAGCTTGTTATTAACGAAAATACATGTGCAGTAAATAGTGATATTGTTGGGAAATCAGCACAGTATATTGCCGAATTAGTTGGGATTACTGTACCTGAAAATACAAAAATGCTTGTAGCTGAAATACAAGGTATCGGAGCAGCGTATCCACTATCTCGTGAGAAACTGAGCCCAGTATTAGCTTGTGTAAAAGCGAATTCCTTAGAAGAAGGATTTGCATATTGCGAAGAAATGTTAAATCTCGGTGGTTTAGGACATTCAGCAGTTATCCATTCTACAAATAAAGATGTGCAAAAGCAATTTGGGTTACGTATGAAAGCTTGCCGTCTCATTGTAAATGCACCTTCATCACAAGGTGGAATAGGGGATATATATAATGGATTTATTCCATCACTTACACTTGGTTGTGGTTCATACGGAAAGAATTCAGTTTCCCAAAATGTAACAGCGACTCATTTATTAAATATAAAAAGGCTGGCAAATAGAAAAAAGAATATGCAGTGGTTCAAACTGCCACCAAAAATTTATTTTGAAAAACATGCTACAGCTTATTTAGCAAATATGCCTAACATTTCACGAGCATTTATTGTAACGGATCCAGGAATGGTTGAGCATGGATATGTAGATACGGTTACGCATTATTTACGTAAACATGTAAATGATGTGAAAGTGGAAGTTTTCTTTGAGGTTGAGCCGGACCCATCAGATGAAACTGTGTTTAAAGGTGCGGAAATGATGAGAAGTTTTAAGCCAGATGTAATTATCGCACTTGGTGGTGGTTCAGCTATGGATGCAGCAAAAGGAATGTGGTTATTCTATGAGCATCCAGAAACGACATTCTATGGCATTAAACAGAAATTTTTAGATATAAGAAAACGTACATGTAAATATCCGGAATTAGGAAATAAGGCGCAGTTTGTTGCGATTCCAACGACATCAGGAACGGGATCAGAAGTGACACCATTTGCGGTTATTACAGATAAGAAAAATAATATAAAGTATCCGCTTGCAGATTATGAATTAACACCAGATGTAGCAATTGTTGATCCACAATTTGTAATGACAGTACCACCACATGTAACAGCAGATACTGGTATGGATGTTTTAACACATGCAATTGAGGCGTATGTGTCTGTTATGGCAAATGACTATACAGATGGATTAGCATTAAAAGCTATTGATCTCGTATTCAAATATTTACCGAGAGCATATAAAGATGGAAATGATGAAGAAGCAAGAGAAAAAATGCATAACGCTTCTGCAATTGCAGGGATGGCATTTGCAAATGCTTTCCTCGGTATTAATCACAGCTTAGCACATAAGATTGGACCAGAATTCCATATTCCGCACGGACGCGCAAATGCCATTCTAATGCCGCACGTAGTCCGCTATAATGCTATTAAGCCAAGAAAACACGCATTGTTCCCAAAATATGAGCACTTTGTGGCAGATGAAAGATATGCACATATAGCGAGAATGCTCGGGCTTCCAGCAAGTTCGGTAGCAGAAGGGGTGGAATCACTCGTCCAAGCAATTATTGAGCTTGGAAAAAGCTTAAATATTAATATGAGTATTGCGGGACAAGGAGTCGATAAAGAGCAATTTGAAGAGGTTGTTGGAGTATTAGCAGAAAGAGCTTTTGAAGATCAATGTACAACTGCTAATCCAAAGTTACCGCTTATTTCAGAGCTGAAAGAAATTTATATGGAAGCATATAAAGGTGAATAA
- a CDS encoding YrrS family protein codes for MAGGSRFQQKQQKRRQNGVLNIAIAIVLLLVAIVAYQLFVPSTKEQASSTDKKVSQQTTKNEKAGKSEDKESAKKKEKEQEQAEAKQKAEEEKLKAEEEQKKAEEEAKANEKVSAEKTVSKAKEAYTKPSWKAVGTEQGSSPAMTFKQGSSDWNEMQSAIAAGIEVPKEQLVFHFVGRDKTGKSKAYGDVQDKQSGKRYYVNIDWVDNEGWKPVLVQTLN; via the coding sequence ATGGCAGGAGGATCAAGATTCCAACAGAAACAACAAAAACGTCGTCAAAACGGTGTTTTAAATATTGCAATCGCTATTGTATTACTATTAGTAGCTATTGTAGCATATCAATTGTTCGTTCCTAGTACGAAAGAGCAAGCATCTTCTACTGATAAGAAAGTCTCTCAACAAACAACAAAGAATGAGAAAGCTGGAAAATCAGAAGATAAAGAATCTGCTAAGAAAAAAGAAAAAGAACAAGAGCAAGCAGAAGCTAAGCAAAAAGCTGAAGAAGAGAAGTTAAAGGCTGAAGAAGAACAGAAAAAAGCTGAAGAAGAAGCGAAAGCTAACGAGAAAGTATCAGCTGAAAAAACTGTATCCAAGGCAAAAGAGGCTTACACAAAACCTTCTTGGAAAGCTGTAGGAACAGAACAAGGTTCATCACCGGCGATGACGTTTAAACAGGGGTCATCAGATTGGAATGAGATGCAAAGTGCAATTGCTGCGGGTATTGAAGTACCGAAAGAGCAATTAGTATTCCATTTTGTTGGAAGAGACAAAACTGGAAAGAGCAAAGCTTATGGTGATGTTCAAGATAAGCAAAGTGGGAAAAGATATTATGTAAATATTGATTGGGTAGACAATGAGGGCTGGAAACCAGTACTTGTTCAAACTCTAAACTAA
- the greA gene encoding transcription elongation factor GreA — protein sequence MSTEKTYPMTQEGKQKLENELEQLKTVRRKEVVERIKIARSFGDLSENSEYDAAKDEQAFVEGRITQLENMIRNAVIIKDTGEVSTVVTLGKTVTFKELPNGDEEAYTIVGSAEADPFEGRISNDSPIAKSLLGKQIGEKVTIQTPGGEMQVEIVSVK from the coding sequence ATGTCAACAGAAAAAACATACCCTATGACGCAAGAGGGTAAGCAAAAACTAGAGAACGAACTTGAGCAATTAAAAACAGTAAGACGTAAAGAAGTAGTAGAACGTATTAAAATCGCACGTAGCTTCGGGGATCTTTCTGAGAACTCTGAGTACGATGCAGCGAAAGATGAGCAAGCGTTCGTAGAAGGACGTATTACACAATTAGAAAATATGATTCGTAACGCAGTTATCATTAAAGATACTGGCGAAGTATCTACTGTTGTTACATTAGGTAAAACAGTAACATTTAAAGAATTACCAAACGGAGATGAAGAAGCGTATACAATCGTAGGTAGCGCGGAAGCTGATCCATTCGAAGGAAGAATTTCTAACGATTCTCCAATCGCAAAAAGCTTATTAGGTAAGCAAATTGGTGAGAAAGTAACAATCCAAACACCAGGCGGAGAAATGCAAGTAGAGATTGTCTCTGTAAAATAA
- a CDS encoding YrhC family protein yields MKELKGKIEDYTRFGQMLLAVSTLLMVGLLIPSGAKETIQFFVMMGSIVIFLSLSFFFFQRVKVMREQLEENECE; encoded by the coding sequence ATGAAAGAATTAAAAGGAAAAATAGAAGATTATACTCGGTTTGGACAAATGCTTCTCGCTGTAAGTACATTGTTAATGGTTGGCTTATTGATTCCGAGTGGAGCAAAAGAGACAATCCAATTTTTTGTTATGATGGGGAGCATCGTTATATTTTTAAGTTTATCGTTCTTTTTCTTTCAGCGTGTGAAAGTGATGCGTGAACAGCTAGAGGAAAATGAATGTGAATAA
- a CDS encoding peptidoglycan D,D-transpeptidase FtsI family protein → MKIKRRITIVLICFMCVMFVLLCRLIQIQIIDTESFTDRKINLIEKSVTQRTQSITVDDGRGQFIDRNGKKIGEEKYPVLIIFPFLQIKNDMLEKIAHIIGVSRQEIRRQMKNNKNAFTLQGETAPFRVTREQMEKVNELHVLGIVAAEVRLKQTGEINHLIGDVGENEREFQKRYGELKRISKQTPIGISGLQQSFDEFLLTDGEAKVLYQVDRQGEPIFGKQAKYTSPGNPFYPVRIQTTLHKELQQKAEEVIEANEIKKGGLVLLDVKTNEILAMASKPSLQVRDENLYKTTLENQMLTPHFPGSVFKTVVAAAVIDQKVNLFNRTFNCNKDLYGENDPQVRMGTLNFKESFARSCNRTFSELGNELLQKDKTVLETYVAALGANEKVGWKGSVFHTPHFEQMPEEKGTTIWGNEENKNSKKAVEQTAIGQKDVRISPLAIANMMATIARNGEKMEVKAVEKIVYKNGADFFTFESHTLNGKQLSYETVKTLQELLRGVVTREKGTGTAFRSLPLSVAGKSGTAQTGKGTRVNRWFAGYFPYENPRYALVVVDLETDSKVNKVTPIFKDMVGAIYQLENEK, encoded by the coding sequence ATGAAAATAAAACGGAGAATTACAATTGTTTTAATTTGTTTTATGTGCGTTATGTTTGTATTGCTTTGTCGTTTAATCCAAATTCAAATTATAGATACAGAATCATTTACTGATCGCAAAATAAATTTAATTGAAAAAAGTGTTACGCAACGCACACAATCCATTACAGTAGACGATGGACGTGGGCAGTTTATAGATCGTAATGGTAAAAAAATAGGTGAGGAAAAATATCCTGTTTTAATTATTTTTCCATTTTTACAAATAAAAAATGACATGTTAGAGAAAATCGCGCATATCATTGGTGTGTCGAGACAAGAGATTAGAAGACAAATGAAAAATAATAAAAATGCATTTACACTACAAGGAGAAACTGCTCCATTTCGAGTGACACGAGAGCAGATGGAGAAGGTAAATGAATTACATGTATTAGGTATTGTAGCAGCTGAAGTGCGATTAAAACAAACTGGAGAGATAAATCATTTAATTGGTGATGTAGGGGAGAACGAAAGGGAGTTTCAAAAGCGATATGGAGAATTGAAAAGAATCTCAAAACAAACGCCGATAGGTATTTCAGGATTACAGCAATCATTTGATGAATTTCTATTGACTGATGGAGAGGCAAAAGTATTATATCAAGTAGATCGGCAAGGAGAACCAATTTTCGGAAAGCAAGCGAAATACACTTCACCAGGAAATCCATTTTATCCAGTTAGGATTCAAACTACTTTACATAAAGAGTTGCAGCAAAAAGCAGAAGAAGTGATTGAAGCGAACGAAATAAAGAAGGGGGGACTAGTATTACTAGATGTAAAGACAAATGAAATATTAGCGATGGCTAGTAAGCCGTCTTTACAAGTAAGGGATGAGAATTTATATAAAACTACACTTGAAAATCAAATGTTAACGCCACATTTTCCAGGCTCTGTTTTTAAAACAGTAGTTGCAGCTGCAGTCATTGATCAAAAAGTAAATTTGTTTAATCGGACATTTAACTGTAATAAAGATTTATATGGTGAAAACGACCCGCAAGTTAGGATGGGTACACTTAACTTTAAAGAGAGCTTTGCTAGGAGTTGTAACAGGACATTTTCCGAGTTAGGTAACGAGCTATTACAAAAGGATAAGACGGTGCTAGAAACATACGTAGCAGCTTTAGGAGCAAATGAAAAGGTTGGATGGAAAGGTTCTGTATTTCATACACCTCATTTTGAGCAAATGCCAGAAGAAAAGGGTACTACTATTTGGGGGAATGAAGAAAATAAAAATAGTAAAAAAGCGGTAGAACAAACAGCAATTGGACAGAAAGATGTACGTATATCACCTCTAGCAATTGCAAATATGATGGCGACGATTGCGAGGAATGGAGAAAAGATGGAAGTGAAAGCAGTTGAAAAAATAGTATATAAAAATGGAGCGGATTTTTTTACATTTGAGAGCCATACGTTAAATGGAAAACAGCTTTCGTATGAAACAGTGAAAACATTACAAGAGTTATTAAGAGGCGTTGTAACAAGGGAGAAAGGAACAGGAACGGCATTCCGTTCGTTGCCACTAAGTGTCGCTGGAAAATCCGGGACAGCGCAAACAGGGAAAGGGACGAGGGTGAATCGCTGGTTTGCAGGTTATTTTCCGTATGAGAATCCAAGATATGCTTTAGTTGTTGTTGATCTAGAGACTGATAGCAAAGTGAATAAAGTTACACCTATTTTTAAAGATATGGTGGGAGCAATCTATCAATTGGAGAATGAAAAGTAA
- a CDS encoding bifunctional cystathionine gamma-lyase/homocysteine desulfhydrase: MRAKTKLIHGIRIGEPSTGSVNVPIYQTSTYKQEAVGKHQGYEYSRTGNPTRAALEEMIAVLENGHAGFAFGSGMAAITATIMLFSKGDHVILTDDVYGGTYRVITKVLNRFGIEHTFVDTTNLEEVEEAIRPNTKAIYVETPTNPLLKITDIKKISTLAKEKDLLTIIDNTFMTPYWQSPISLGADIVLHSATKYLGGHSDVVAGLVVVNSPQLAEDLHFVQNSTGGILGPQDSFLLLRGLKTLGIRMEEHETNSRAIAEFLNNHPKVNKVYYPGLESHQNHELATEQANGFGAIISFDVDSEETLNKVLEKLQYFTLAESLGAVESLISIPSQMTHASIPADRRKELGITDTLIRISVGIEDGEDLIEDLAQALA; this comes from the coding sequence ATGAGAGCAAAGACAAAGTTAATTCATGGTATTCGCATAGGAGAACCTTCAACTGGATCTGTAAACGTACCGATTTATCAAACAAGTACGTACAAACAAGAAGCAGTTGGTAAGCATCAAGGATATGAATATTCACGTACAGGTAACCCAACACGTGCAGCTTTAGAAGAAATGATTGCTGTATTAGAAAACGGGCATGCTGGATTTGCATTTGGTTCAGGAATGGCTGCTATTACAGCGACAATTATGTTGTTCTCAAAAGGTGACCACGTTATTTTAACAGATGATGTTTATGGTGGAACATACCGCGTTATTACGAAAGTATTAAACCGTTTCGGTATTGAGCATACATTTGTAGATACAACAAACTTAGAGGAAGTTGAAGAAGCAATTCGTCCAAATACGAAAGCAATTTATGTGGAAACACCAACGAACCCACTACTAAAAATTACTGATATTAAGAAAATATCTACTCTTGCTAAAGAGAAAGACCTATTAACAATTATTGATAACACATTCATGACGCCATATTGGCAGTCGCCGATTTCTTTAGGAGCAGATATTGTGCTTCATAGTGCAACGAAATATTTAGGAGGTCATAGTGACGTAGTTGCAGGTTTAGTAGTTGTAAATAGCCCACAACTAGCAGAAGATCTTCATTTTGTACAAAACTCAACAGGAGGTATTCTTGGGCCACAAGATAGCTTCTTACTACTTCGCGGTTTAAAAACATTAGGAATTCGTATGGAAGAACATGAAACGAATTCACGTGCTATTGCTGAGTTCTTAAATAATCATCCAAAAGTAAATAAAGTATATTACCCAGGTCTTGAATCACATCAAAATCACGAATTAGCAACAGAACAAGCAAACGGATTTGGTGCTATTATCTCATTTGATGTAGATAGTGAAGAAACATTAAATAAAGTACTTGAGAAACTACAATACTTTACACTTGCTGAAAGCTTAGGAGCGGTAGAAAGTTTAATTTCTATTCCATCTCAAATGACACATGCATCAATCCCAGCGGATCGCCGCAAAGAATTAGGAATTACAGATACATTAATTCGTATTTCTGTCGGTATTGAAGATGGTGAAGATTTAATTGAAGATTTAGCACAAGCGCTAGCATAA
- a CDS encoding ABC transporter substrate-binding protein, translating to MKKSITLFTAILSIFFLLIGCSAKGDGKASATKTEKGKKKIEITDLSGRKVTFDKVPESFATLSMGDMDIIHALGGNIVGRPDTKLTLPEELKKAQVIGNAHQPNFEQIASLKPDVLVANNGFQKNVPTVERQGTQVIISSANSVQDIQKNIELYGTVMKKEDKAKAINQKMNDQMKKYEKKSDVKALLVYGAPGTYLAALPTSLSGDILEKTGGKNIASDFPETKEYPQYAQLSIERIIEANPDVIYLITHGDPKSVKKAFEGEMMKNEAWKNLAAVKQNRVVILPPDLFGSNPGTKVTEAMDFMYKSIQDVRK from the coding sequence ATGAAAAAATCTATTACGCTATTTACAGCGATTTTATCTATTTTTTTCTTGTTAATAGGTTGCAGTGCCAAAGGGGACGGAAAAGCGTCTGCAACCAAAACAGAAAAAGGAAAAAAGAAAATCGAAATTACCGACCTATCAGGAAGAAAGGTAACATTCGATAAAGTGCCAGAAAGTTTTGCAACATTAAGTATGGGAGACATGGATATTATTCATGCTTTAGGTGGAAACATAGTAGGTCGCCCAGATACGAAATTAACTCTTCCAGAGGAGTTAAAGAAAGCACAAGTAATTGGGAATGCACATCAACCGAACTTTGAGCAAATTGCTAGTTTAAAGCCCGATGTACTTGTTGCTAACAATGGATTCCAAAAGAATGTGCCAACGGTTGAAAGACAAGGCACGCAAGTTATCATTTCTTCTGCGAATTCTGTACAAGATATTCAAAAGAATATTGAATTATATGGAACGGTAATGAAGAAAGAAGATAAAGCAAAAGCAATTAATCAAAAAATGAATGATCAAATGAAGAAATATGAGAAAAAGAGCGATGTGAAAGCATTGCTAGTGTATGGCGCACCAGGTACTTATTTAGCGGCATTACCAACATCTTTATCAGGTGATATTTTAGAAAAAACAGGCGGAAAAAATATTGCTTCTGATTTTCCAGAAACGAAAGAATATCCGCAATATGCACAGCTAAGTATAGAACGTATTATTGAGGCGAATCCAGATGTGATTTATTTAATTACACACGGAGATCCAAAAAGTGTGAAAAAAGCATTCGAAGGCGAAATGATGAAAAATGAAGCGTGGAAAAATTTAGCGGCAGTAAAACAAAACCGCGTAGTTATTTTGCCACCTGATTTATTTGGATCTAATCCTGGTACAAAAGTTACAGAAGCAATGGACTTTATGTATAAAAGTATACAAGATGTAAGGAAATGA
- the mtnN gene encoding 5'-methylthioadenosine/S-adenosylhomocysteine nucleosidase → MRIAVIGAMEEEVRILRDKLEQAETETVAGCEFTKGLLAGHEVILLKSGIGKVNAAMSTTILLEKYKPEKVINTGSAGGFHHSLNVGDVVISTEVRHHDVDVTAFNYEYGQVPGMPPGFKADEALVALAEKCMQAEENIQVVKGMIATGDSFMSDPNRVAAIRDKFENLYAVEMEAAAVAQVCHQYEIPFVIIRALSDIAGKESNVSFDQFLDQAALHSTNFIVKVLEELK, encoded by the coding sequence TTGAGAATTGCCGTAATTGGAGCAATGGAAGAAGAAGTACGTATTTTACGTGACAAATTAGAACAAGCAGAGACAGAAACGGTTGCAGGTTGTGAATTTACGAAAGGGCTATTAGCAGGGCATGAAGTAATCTTGTTAAAGTCTGGTATTGGTAAAGTAAATGCAGCGATGTCAACGACAATTTTATTAGAAAAATATAAGCCTGAAAAAGTAATTAATACTGGTTCAGCAGGTGGATTCCATCACTCTCTAAACGTTGGTGATGTAGTTATTTCCACTGAAGTTCGTCACCATGACGTAGATGTAACAGCATTTAACTATGAATATGGTCAAGTACCAGGAATGCCGCCTGGATTTAAAGCTGATGAGGCGTTAGTTGCATTAGCTGAGAAATGTATGCAGGCTGAAGAAAATATTCAAGTTGTAAAAGGTATGATTGCAACAGGTGATTCATTTATGAGTGATCCGAACCGCGTTGCAGCCATCCGTGATAAATTTGAAAATCTTTATGCGGTAGAAATGGAAGCAGCAGCTGTTGCACAAGTATGCCACCAATATGAAATTCCGTTTGTTATCATTCGCGCACTTTCTGATATTGCTGGTAAAGAATCAAATGTTTCATTTGATCAGTTTTTAGATCAAGCAGCTCTTCATTCTACAAACTTTATCGTAAAAGTGTTAGAAGAGTTAAAGTAA